In a genomic window of Salegentibacter salegens:
- a CDS encoding alpha/beta hydrolase family protein: protein MRNLKLSLFLIFFGSFIAFSQERAFTEEEIAVDKFTDGTLVLPSNADKPPLVIFTQGSGPTNRDGNQNSLNSDFAKKIAHKLANEGIASFRFDKRSIKKKELNLETISFDDFVTDVENILSHFKEEGSFSNLIIAGHSQGSLIGILATKDNADAFISIAGAGESINHILAAQLSAQLPQLKDEIKTSLQEIKENGSTTEYPKILGSLFSPQNQAFLATWMKYDPSREIAKLEIPVLIINGTNDAQVKEEQAEMLHNATSNSDLVLLKDMNHVFREISSKDLTKNYQTYNNPELPLHPEIIPVLTDFIKNLENK from the coding sequence ATGAGAAATTTAAAGCTCAGCTTATTCTTAATTTTCTTCGGAAGTTTTATCGCTTTTTCACAAGAGCGGGCATTTACTGAAGAAGAAATTGCTGTAGATAAATTTACCGACGGTACGCTCGTTCTTCCATCTAACGCAGACAAACCCCCGTTGGTGATTTTTACTCAGGGTTCCGGGCCTACCAATAGGGACGGGAATCAAAACTCATTAAACAGTGATTTTGCAAAAAAAATCGCTCATAAACTAGCCAATGAAGGCATTGCAAGTTTCAGGTTTGATAAACGCAGCATTAAGAAAAAAGAATTGAATTTAGAAACAATTTCGTTTGATGATTTTGTAACTGATGTTGAAAATATCTTAAGTCATTTTAAGGAAGAAGGGAGCTTCAGCAATTTAATTATCGCCGGGCACAGCCAGGGTTCTTTAATAGGAATTTTGGCGACAAAAGATAATGCCGATGCCTTTATTTCTATTGCCGGCGCAGGAGAAAGTATAAACCATATTCTGGCCGCGCAACTTTCGGCACAATTACCTCAGCTTAAAGATGAAATAAAAACAAGCCTTCAGGAAATTAAAGAAAACGGAAGTACTACTGAATATCCCAAAATATTAGGTTCACTTTTTAGTCCCCAAAATCAGGCTTTTTTAGCTACGTGGATGAAGTATGATCCTTCCCGGGAGATTGCAAAACTGGAAATCCCCGTTTTAATTATAAATGGAACAAATGATGCTCAGGTAAAAGAAGAACAGGCTGAAATGTTGCATAACGCAACTTCTAATTCAGATTTAGTTTTATTGAAAGATATGAACCACGTTTTTAGAGAAATAAGCTCTAAGGATTTGACTAAAAATTATCAGACTTATAACAATCCTGAATTGCCATTACATCCCGAAATAATTCCGGTTTTGACCGATTTTATTAAGAATTTGGAAAATAAATAA
- a CDS encoding SPFH domain-containing protein: protein MTQEKDLKASNGYIMLFVFLLLFFGSIIGFIVLNNAWFILGIIIALFILPGLILVNPNGSRVLLLFGDYKGTVKKNGLFWVNPFYTKKKISLRARNFDSERLKVNDKLGNPVMISTILVWRVRDTYKASFDVDNFENFVVVQTDAAVRKLASLYPYDNFADEGLDEDITLRSSVNEVSDALEKELEERLHIAGIEVLEARIGYLAYANEIASAMLKRQQATAIVAARHKIVEGAVSMVEMALHQLSEKDLVNLDDEKRAAMVSNLMVVLCSDKDATPVVNAGTLNH, encoded by the coding sequence ATGACTCAGGAAAAAGATCTCAAAGCTTCAAACGGTTATATCATGCTGTTTGTTTTCTTATTATTATTCTTCGGAAGCATTATTGGGTTTATTGTTTTAAATAATGCGTGGTTTATTTTAGGAATTATTATCGCCCTGTTTATCCTTCCTGGATTAATCCTTGTAAACCCCAATGGATCAAGAGTGCTTTTACTATTTGGAGATTACAAGGGCACTGTGAAAAAGAACGGGCTTTTTTGGGTTAACCCATTTTACACCAAAAAGAAAATTTCATTACGGGCCAGAAACTTTGACAGCGAACGCCTAAAAGTGAACGATAAGCTTGGGAATCCGGTAATGATAAGTACCATCCTGGTTTGGCGGGTGCGCGACACCTACAAAGCTTCTTTTGATGTGGATAATTTTGAAAATTTTGTCGTGGTACAAACCGATGCCGCGGTAAGAAAACTTGCCAGTCTCTATCCTTATGATAATTTTGCCGACGAAGGTTTAGATGAGGATATTACTTTGCGTTCCAGCGTAAACGAAGTAAGCGACGCCCTGGAAAAAGAGCTGGAAGAACGTTTGCATATCGCCGGAATTGAAGTTTTGGAAGCCAGGATTGGATATCTGGCCTACGCCAATGAGATTGCCAGTGCAATGCTTAAACGCCAGCAGGCCACTGCCATTGTTGCCGCCCGTCATAAAATTGTTGAAGGCGCTGTAAGCATGGTAGAAATGGCCCTTCACCAGCTAAGCGAAAAAGACCTGGTAAATCTTGATGATGAAAAACGAGCCGCCATGGTTAGCAATCTAATGGTGGTACTTTGTAGCGACAAAGATGCTACACCCGTTGTAAACGCCGGAACTTTAAATCACTAA
- a CDS encoding alpha-ketoglutarate-dependent dioxygenase AlkB family protein: MKSENFSLPDAELQYFPDFLSNEKADFLFEKLLKEIPWQQQNIKLFGNEIPQPRLTAFYAEKGISYTYSGLQLQPETFSTEILGLKQQTEELTSIDFNTCLVNLYRDGRDSMGWHADNEKVLGKNPVIASISLGGVRSFQFKHKNNKNLKEKIELQHGSLLIMKGSMQHFWKHQLPKTKKEVSPRINLTFRKIQ; the protein is encoded by the coding sequence ATGAAGTCTGAAAATTTTAGCTTACCCGATGCAGAATTACAGTATTTCCCAGATTTCCTTAGTAATGAAAAAGCTGATTTTTTATTCGAAAAATTGCTGAAGGAAATTCCATGGCAACAACAAAATATAAAACTCTTCGGAAATGAAATTCCGCAGCCGCGTTTAACCGCTTTTTATGCTGAAAAAGGAATTTCTTATACCTATTCTGGTCTCCAGTTACAACCTGAAACTTTTTCAACTGAAATATTAGGTCTAAAACAACAAACCGAAGAATTAACAAGTATAGACTTTAATACCTGCCTTGTAAATCTTTACCGTGATGGGCGCGACAGTATGGGCTGGCACGCCGATAATGAAAAGGTTTTAGGTAAAAATCCCGTAATTGCCTCTATAAGCTTAGGTGGCGTTCGTAGTTTTCAGTTTAAACATAAAAACAATAAAAATCTGAAGGAAAAAATTGAACTTCAACACGGTAGCCTCCTAATTATGAAAGGCAGTATGCAACATTTTTGGAAACACCAATTGCCAAAAACCAAAAAAGAAGTTTCACCAAGAATAAATCTAACTTTTAGAAAAATTCAATAA
- a CDS encoding S1/P1 nuclease → MKKLLLLTLVVLMGNTGFSNDNDWGKTGHRATGEIAESYLNKKAKKAIDKILNGQGLAFVANYADDIKSDPDFRQYGPWHYVNLAEGEAEYNEETANPKGDLYQAILKSKEVLKDENASKEEKQFYLKMLVHFVGDLHQPFHVGRAADKGGNDVQVRWYNEGSNIHRVWDSQMIDSYQMSYTELAANTKQLTRAQIKAIEAGEVIDWVYESGAMANQLYDSVETGEKLGYEYMYHHLPTVLKQLQKGGIRLAKILNEIYG, encoded by the coding sequence ATGAAAAAATTATTGCTACTTACTTTAGTTGTGTTAATGGGAAACACCGGTTTTTCGAATGATAATGATTGGGGGAAAACAGGGCACCGTGCCACTGGGGAAATCGCCGAGAGTTATTTAAATAAAAAAGCTAAAAAAGCGATAGATAAAATTTTAAACGGTCAGGGTTTAGCCTTTGTGGCAAATTATGCCGATGATATTAAAAGTGATCCAGATTTTAGACAATACGGTCCCTGGCATTATGTAAATCTGGCTGAAGGTGAAGCCGAATATAACGAGGAAACTGCTAACCCAAAAGGTGATCTTTACCAGGCAATTTTAAAATCTAAAGAGGTTTTGAAAGATGAAAATGCTTCAAAAGAAGAAAAGCAGTTTTACCTGAAAATGTTAGTGCATTTTGTGGGTGATCTTCACCAACCTTTCCACGTGGGAAGAGCAGCCGATAAGGGTGGGAATGATGTGCAGGTGCGATGGTATAACGAAGGGTCTAACATTCACCGTGTTTGGGATAGCCAAATGATAGATTCTTACCAAATGAGCTATACGGAGCTTGCAGCAAATACCAAACAATTAACCAGAGCCCAAATTAAAGCTATTGAAGCGGGAGAAGTTATAGATTGGGTTTACGAATCTGGGGCGATGGCTAACCAATTATATGATTCTGTTGAAACAGGGGAGAAGTTAGGTTATGAATATATGTACCATCATTTACCAACGGTGCTAAAGCAATTGCAAAAGGGCGGCATTCGTTTGGCGAAAATACTTAATGAGATTTACGGATAA
- a CDS encoding Arc family DNA binding domain-containing protein, whose protein sequence is MSNKKAFALRVDEKMLKAIEKWAADEFRSTNGQIEWMLNKALKEANRHPKNKKEE, encoded by the coding sequence ATGAGTAATAAAAAAGCATTCGCCCTTAGAGTCGATGAGAAGATGCTGAAAGCCATTGAAAAATGGGCTGCTGATGAATTCAGGAGTACCAATGGGCAGATCGAGTGGATGCTAAATAAAGCCCTAAAAGAAGCAAACCGCCACCCAAAAAATAAAAAAGAAGAATAA
- a CDS encoding DoxX family protein: MQYPWHLYLMGAMYIVAGIIHFIKPKMYMRIMPRYLPAHKALVFLSGLTEIFLGFLLFFPETIDLAIYGIILMLTVFLLVHFYMLSSQKAGAGIPKWALILRIPLQFFLMYWAWFYLQF, translated from the coding sequence ATGCAATATCCCTGGCACCTTTACCTAATGGGCGCGATGTACATCGTCGCCGGTATAATTCACTTTATAAAACCTAAAATGTATATGCGCATTATGCCGCGTTATTTACCCGCGCATAAAGCCCTGGTTTTTTTAAGCGGACTAACAGAAATCTTCCTGGGATTTTTACTCTTTTTCCCTGAAACCATAGATTTGGCGATCTACGGTATAATCCTAATGCTAACTGTTTTTCTCCTGGTACATTTTTATATGCTTTCTTCTCAAAAAGCCGGTGCGGGAATCCCAAAATGGGCATTAATTTTAAGAATTCCGCTTCAATTTTTTCTAATGTACTGGGCCTGGTTTTATTTACAGTTTTGA
- a CDS encoding HAD family hydrolase: protein MYKIVFSDIDGTLLNHDRELSPTTISTIKNLKNKLPFILISARMPAAMRHLQADLEINEQPIICYNGGLILVNGGAINSTEIPLNTLEDLCEFNQKMNCHLSLYNSDEWYVPQYDQWAAREENNTKVKPEIKSNNEVLSAWKKDNKGAHKIMAMGDEAHIDKIKDYLSENFPGQLHLYRSKPTYLEIANKEISKLTAIKFLLKNHFNLTPEQSIAFGDNYNDVEMIKGVGMGVAVGNARKEVLEVANIVTQSGKEDGVAKSLKELFKI, encoded by the coding sequence ATGTATAAGATCGTTTTTTCAGATATAGATGGAACTTTATTAAACCATGACAGGGAATTATCTCCCACAACAATTTCAACAATAAAAAATCTCAAAAATAAGTTGCCTTTTATACTTATTTCAGCCCGAATGCCGGCCGCGATGCGGCACCTGCAAGCCGATCTTGAAATAAATGAGCAACCAATTATTTGCTATAATGGCGGATTAATCCTGGTGAATGGGGGAGCAATAAATTCTACCGAAATTCCTTTAAATACACTTGAAGATCTTTGTGAGTTCAATCAAAAAATGAATTGCCATTTAAGTTTATATAATAGTGACGAGTGGTACGTTCCGCAATACGACCAATGGGCCGCCAGAGAAGAAAACAACACTAAAGTAAAGCCTGAAATCAAGTCGAATAACGAAGTGCTTTCAGCCTGGAAAAAAGACAATAAAGGAGCTCATAAAATTATGGCCATGGGAGACGAAGCCCATATTGATAAAATTAAAGATTATTTATCAGAAAATTTTCCCGGCCAACTTCATTTATACCGCTCTAAACCCACCTATCTGGAAATTGCTAATAAAGAAATTTCAAAACTTACGGCGATTAAATTTTTATTGAAAAATCATTTTAATTTAACTCCGGAACAAAGCATTGCTTTTGGAGATAATTACAATGATGTAGAAATGATAAAAGGCGTGGGAATGGGCGTTGCTGTAGGAAATGCGAGAAAAGAAGTACTGGAAGTTGCAAATATTGTAACCCAAAGTGGTAAAGAAGATGGCGTAGCCAAGAGCTTAAAAGAATTGTTTAAAATCTAA